The proteins below are encoded in one region of Penicillium psychrofluorescens genome assembly, chromosome: 4:
- a CDS encoding uncharacterized protein (ID:PFLUO_006475-T1.cds;~source:funannotate) produces MCVWISVAVLPLCIFLLVSYAVLPVKWTHRHYLSICFTLGICCMEIAFIIPLGAKPNQCHNAITPNDMYSDLSCAFSGSLLLFGGWMVIMWSFIRTVAFHLQVCWEVVLGPKFMWGAFLCGFGIPGAMITIMLIFTGVSFRFGEICHINVQNGVQDYWAPIMSFAVAALVLQVTTMAYCIHVYVRSLFDNSNNNSSTNNSSGLPSYNASVRTVTARQAYRRIRRVLQLQWRGVALVLIIIGNVFFFAIVFINLDNAVEPNATNMAIAEPWLYCLVILEGDKKACQSKASAIGPSKSTLLAVVILLSLVGIWNFVLYARPSMFAGWLDLFRRSFTRQNEFISTDARKRYEDSKGFEMLTGPGTKTPETFMRSPTPEMASRSPMASPSPTFDRTVQFGRGSEARYVRPSLSFSGPRPPSSSQGGRDWDPQSTFAAAGYRQ; encoded by the exons ATGTGCGT CTGGATCAGTGTCGCCGTCCTGCCGCTTTGCATTTTCCTACTCGTTTCCTACGCCGTCCTCCCCGTCAAATGGACGCACCGCCACTACTTAAGCATCTGCTTTACCCTGGGCATCTGCTGTATGGAGATTGCCTTTATCATCCCCCTCGGTGCCAAACCTAATCAATGCCATAACGCCATCACGCCCAATGACATGTACTCGGATCTCTCATGCGCCTTTTCTGGCTCATTGCTCTTATTTGGTGGCTGGATGGTTATTATGTGGAGTTTTATCCGCACGGTTGCCTTTCACCTCCAGGTGTGTTGGGAAGTGGTATTGGGACCCAAGTTTATGTGGGGAGCGTTCCTGTGCGGATTCGGTATCCCTGGGGCCATGATCACAATCATGCTCATATTTACCGGCGTGTCATTCCGGTTCGGCGAAATTTGCCATATCAATGTGCAAAACGGCGTACAAGACTACTGGGCCCCTATCATGTCTTTTGCGGTCGCTGCCTTGGTTCTTCAGGTGACAACTATGGCGTACTGCATCCACGTCTACGTCCGCTCCCTCTTCGACAACTCCAACAACAATTCAAGCACCAACAACAGCTCTGGTCTGCCCTCCTATAATGCCAGCGTGCGCACCGTGACCGCGCGCCAGGCCTATAGACGTATTCGCCGCGTTCTACAGCTCCAGTGGCGCGGCGTCGCCCTGGTGCTGATTATCATCGGAaatgttttcttctttgccatcgtcttcatcaacctCGATAACGCCGTTGAGCCCAACGCCACCAACATGGCCATTGCTGAGCCCTGGCTATATTGCCTGGTCATCTTGGAAGGCGACAAAAAGGCCTGCCAATCCAAGGCTTCAGCCATTGGCCCTAGCAAGTCCACTTTGCTTGCAGTCGTTATTCTTTTGTCCCTAGTGGGAATCTGGAACTTCGTCCTGTATGCACGCCCATCCATGTTCGCCGGCTGGCTGGACCTATTCCGCCGCAGTTTTACCCGACAGAACGAATTCATCTCCACTGATGCTCGCAAGCGCTACGAGGATTCCAAGGGGTTCGAGATGCTAACGGGCCCCGGCACAAAGACGCCCGAGACCTTCATGCGATCGCCTACCCCTGAAATGGCCAGCCGCAGTCCCATGGCCAGCCCTAGCCCAACCTTTGACAGGACTGTGCAATTCGGCCGGGGCTCAGAGGCCCGATACGTGCGCCCGTCTCTGAGTTTCTCTGGTCCGCGCCCGCCCAGCTCGTCACAGGGTGGGCGGGACTGGGATCCGCAGTCTACTtttgcagcagcagggtATAGGCAGTGA
- a CDS encoding uncharacterized protein (ID:PFLUO_006476-T1.cds;~source:funannotate), producing MPSEQGHDIRELPPDQRILAGQRYRKSLYYVAQMAIWVGYLYFIARLLLILIYPRQTWQMWVMLLVEAIFSHLSRKEQLLVVAASQVPGGGPRKRLRLQGTKNVPRVDVLLPCCGEPVEVIMDTVRAACTLDYPASHFRVLVLDDGDSTVLKKAVAKLQSQWFHLSYHSRGRQSGQVFAKSGNLNYALTTLQREIQPEFCAILDADSIPTRDFLRGTLPHLLRNPKSALVSTRQYFSNLPRGDPLSQARSHFYTCQNAELDILGKAIDAGSGAVFRRKFIVEVGLYPTYSFSEDWQLSLVLHGMGHRTMQVQEPLQFGLVPTSLTGHIAQRNRWYIGHAQQIMAVLSREIQTLPKHLRQNIAFNGVGIIAAELGCLIGFSAVPCLLLSGQLIPVSSPFTTKLQFSLAALQVLMTWLYEYAQAAHTGFRSVPFAHLENKWLAGGNIYSILKFYLFTSEPKGSFVTGSTANSWNHNSATPLYKKLHRDLWQNCICAIYEQRWLGLSAAHHCHLATIAAVVLSGCIEQLGSDIISFECSEAF from the exons ATGCCTTCGGAGCAAGGTCACGATATTCGTGAACTGCCGCCAGATCAGCGAATTCTCGCCGGTCAGCGGTATCGGAAGTCCCTCTACTATGTCGCCCAGATGGCAATATGGGTCGGCTATCTTTATTTCATTGCGCGTTTGTTACTGATCCTGATCTACCCCCGACAAACTTGGCAAATGTGGGTAATGCTGCTAGTGGAAGCTATATTCTCTC ATTTGTCTCGAAAGGAACAACTCCTGGTTGTGGCCGCAAGCCAAGTTCCTGGAGGTGGTCCCCGCAAGAGGCTGCGACTTCAAGGCACGAAAAATGTGCCCCGTGTGGACGTCCTGCTACCTTGCTGCGGGGAGCCGGTCGAAGTGATCATGGACACAGTGCGAGCAGCATGTACCTTGGACTATCCTGCATCTCACTTTCGAGTCTTGGTGCTAGATGATGGCGATTCGACCGTACTGAAAAAGGCCGTGGCTAAGTTGCAGTCTCAATGGTTTCACCTGTCATATCATTCTCGTGGCAGACAATCCGGTCAGGTGTTTGCAAAATCAGGAAATCTGAATTATGCCTTGACGACCCTGCAGCGAGAGATCCAGCCAGAGTTCTGTGCCATATTAGATGCCGACTCTATCCCGACACGGGATTTCCTTCGAGGAACTCTGCCCCATTTGCTTCGGAATCCTAAATCGGCGTTGGTCTCTACCCGGCAATATTTCTCCAATCTTCCCAGGGGCGACCCGCTTTCTCAAGCACGGTCTCATTTCTATACCTGCCAAAATGCAGAGCTGGATATTCTGGGAAAGGCCATAGATGCAGGATCCGGTGCAGTTTTCCGGCGGAAATTTATTGTCGAGGTCGGCCTCTATCCCACCTACTCTTTCTCTGAAGACTGGCAGCTCTCCCTGGTGTTACACGGCATGGGACACCGCACTATGCAAGTGCAGGAGCCTCTCCAATTTGGGCTTGTCCCAACTTCTCTCACTGGTCATATTGCTCAAAGAAACCGCTGGTACATCGGACATGCCCAGCAAATTATGGCGGTGCTCTCTCGGGAGATTCAAACTCTTCCAAAGCACTTACGGCAGAATATCGCCTTCAATGGCGTGGGAATCATTGCAGCAGAACTAGGTTGTTTGATTGGCTTCTCTGCTGTtccatgtcttcttctttctggaCAGCTGATCCCGGTCAGCTCTCCCTTCACTACCAAGCTCCAATTTTCACTTGCTGCATTACAAGTCCTCATGACTTGGCTCTATGAATATGCTCAGGCCGCGCATACAGGCTTCCGAAGTGTGCCATTCGCTCACCTGGAAAACAAGTGGCTTGCTGGCG GGAACATCTATAGCATCCTCAAGTTCTATCTGTTTACCAGCGAACCTAAAGGCTCATTTGTGACAGGAAGCACTGCAAATTCCTGGAACCACAACTCCGCTACCCCGCTATACAAGAAGCTTCACCGGGACTTATGGCAGAATTGCATCTG TGCTATCTACGAGCAGCGATGGCTTGGCCTGTCGGCTGCTCACCACTGTCACCTGGCCACCATTGCTGCAGTTGTGCTATCTGGCTGTATCGAGCAACTGGGTTCCGATATCATATCTTTTGAATGCTCCGAAGCATTCTGA
- a CDS encoding uncharacterized protein (ID:PFLUO_006477-T1.cds;~source:funannotate) produces the protein MGETNGAGTSSTPLHDLSNATAATQVRPGGAPARVYLNEKIVPYLLEGMKSVAKDQPSNPLRVLGEFLLQKSNELEGGAGDAKKDSE, from the exons ATGGGCGAGACCAACGGCGCCGGCACCTCCAGCACGCCTCTCCACGATCTATCCAATGCTACCGCCGCAACGCAGGTGCGTCCCGGCGGCGCTCCGGCACGCGTGTATCTGAACGAGAAGATTGTGCCGTATCTGCTCGAGGGCATGAAGTCCGTCGCTAAGGATCA ACCCTCTAATCCACTGCGCGTGCTGGGGGAATTCCTTCTTCAGAAGAGCAATGAACTTGAAGGCGGTGCGGGGGATGCGAAGAAAGACTCGGAGTAA
- a CDS encoding uncharacterized protein (ID:PFLUO_006478-T1.cds;~source:funannotate) yields the protein MSLLDYWETQRGKRRKVSGESPNESSAVGQEAPLSPSPSVEVADTPAPAYDDADTQIPPSSQTDLETSLPPIKTDDQAIEEYEASHAAELEGDSEPGLHVRLRDGVWRKGRSSIYVDAFNLALDTVLAEESHLFDEAEMEVFRQWRELSYQSQYLRLGSYSDVSDLSAVATDLQRDQYLPKSEDENSGLGSKFRFADGTEEITTLEEASSLLLLEELKIFAKEAKVQGKSKKELVAALLQSSQTQAGLGWKGNEIPSNRDSHFVQKIVDYTGDCIRLAAGPRALFERVHLVFYRSTEWTEKSLTTIILAKISRRNFPEYIVCRSNSIFSSRATLLEFESAIRTQYAVDNILEFNGTPTTESLQEIIDLADKFHPRWTELVEQEQQKEDSIYESGEGAYLRRFSPAWVYTRIIHKSLYSLGRFKEHKREHEVLCKLLAQRLFHAARRGAWYQRKALLEEHYMWALMPSDGQNEEQQRKFWKRNALRTCEEGLEDPLCHLIYHYDLQKRITKLEKALKIVKREQHDFGYVMLTKPAERTIEGIRIERQDSPTRTPDPLSRRGRPTIWIDERDGGAECRVEMRTLFGYLFYDILFTYVPNVFQTPFQTCPLDLHTDVFYPSRASEINHRLVEITNGAAERIIRAIHEREFAAQPCAIGIDWSFELDDLVEIAQCFRGEALAAICKVMAQEYQQRGGGIPDLFLWNMKKREVMFAEVKSENDRLSDTQRLWIHILMGAGVQVELCNAVAKEVRVYD from the exons ATGTCCCTGCTGGACTACTGGGAGACCCAGCGCGGAAAGCGCAGAAAGGTGTCCGGCGAATCTCCTAATGAGTCCTCTGCCGTTGGCCAAGAAGCCCCATTGAGTCCCAGTCCGTCGGTGGAGGTGGCAGACACGCCCGCGCCAGCATATGACGATGCAGACACTCAAATTCCTCCGAGTAGCCAGACAGATCTGGAAACGTCCCTCCCTCCGATCAAGACTGATGATCAGGCTATCGAGGAGTACGAAGCCTCTCACGCAGCAGAGCTGGAGGGCGACTCTGAGCCAGGTCTTCACGTGAGGCTCCGAGACGGGGTTTGGCGGAAAGGACGAAGCTCGATCTATGTCGATGCTTTCAATCTCGCTTTGGATACGGTGCTCGCTGAGGAATCACACCTCtttgacgaggccgagatggagGTTTTCAGGCAGTGGAGAGAGCTGTCCTATCAATCCCAGTATCT CCGACTCGGCTCCTATTCTGATGTTTCAGACTTGTCCGCAGTGGCTACTGACCTGCAGCGGGATCAGTACTTGCCAAAGTCTGAGGATGAAAACTCAGGCCTGGGCTCTAAGTTCAGGTTTGCAGATGGCACAGAGGAAATTACCACGCTGGAGGAAGCCTCGTCGTTGCTTTTGCTCGAGGAATTGAAGATCTTTGCCAAGGAAGCCAAAGTTCagggcaagagcaagaaagagCTGGTGGCAGCTCTGCTTCAGTCTAGCCAAACTCAGGCTGGACTTGGGTGGAAGGGGAACGAAATACCCAGTAACAGAGACAGTCATTTTGTCCAGAAGATCGTGGACTACACCGGAGACTGTATCAGGCTTGCAGCTGGCCCTCGGGCACTCTTCGAACGGGTGCATCTAGTATTCTATCGGTCGACCGAATGGACCGAAAAGTctctcaccaccatcatcctcgcGAAGATATCCCGGAGAAATTTCCCCGAGTACATTGTCTGCCGGTCCAACTCGATTTTCTCGTCCAGAGCAACGTTGCTAGAATTTGAGTCCGCAATTCGGACACAATACGCCGTCGACAATATTCTCGAGTTCAACGGAACCCCAACAACAGAGTCATTGCAGGAGATAATTGATCTTGCAGACAAGTTCCATCCGCGATGGACAGAACTAGTGGAACAAGAACAGCAGAAAGAAGATTCCATCTACGAAAGTGGAGAGGGCGCGTATCTCCGTCGCTTCTCGCCGGCTTGGGTGTACACGAGGATTATTCACAAGAGTCTGTATTCACTCGGCCGCTTCAAGGAACATAAGAGAGAGCATGAGGTTCTCTGCAAGCTTCTCGCTCAGCGTCTTTTTCACGCTGCTCGGCGCGGGGCATGGTACCAGCGCAAAGCATTGCTGGAAGAGCACTACATGTGGGCACTCATGCCATCTGACGGCCAGAATGAAGAACAACAGCGCAAATTTTGGAAACGAAATGCTCTGCGGACATGCGAGGAGGGCCTGGAAGACCCGCTCTGCCACCTGATCTACCATTATGACCTGCAGAAGCGGATCACTAAGCTCGAGAAAGCGTTGAAGATCGTGAAGAGGGAACAGCATGATTTTGGGTATGTCATGTTGACCAAGCCCGCTGAGCGCACTATTGAAGGCATTCGCATCGAGCGCCAGGACTCGCCTACCCGAACACCAGACCCGCTCTCCAGGCGCGGCCGGCCGACGATCTGGATTGATGAGCGAGATGGAGGCGCCGAGTGTCGGGTAGAAA TGAGAACATTG TTCGGTTACCTCTTCTACGACATCCTCTTCACCTACGTCCCAAACGTTTTCCAGACCCCCTTCCAAACCTGTCCTCTCGACCTACACACAGACGTCTTCTACCCATCCCGCGCATCCGAAATCAACCACCGGCTCGTGGAAATCACCAACGGCGCCGCCGAGCGCATTATCCGCGCCATTCATGAGCGTGAATTTGCCGCCCAACCCTGCGCTATTGGCATCGACTGGTCGTTTGAGCTAGATGACCTGGTCGAGATCGCCCAGTGCTTCCGGGGTGAGGCCCTCGCTGCCATCTGCAAGGTTATGGCGCAGGAATACCAGCAGCGCGGTGGAGGCATCCCGGACTTGTTTTTGTGGAATatgaagaagcgcgaggTCATGTTCGCTGAAGTCAAGTCGGAGAATGACCGGCTGAGTGATACGCAGCGCCTGTGGATTCATATTCTCATGGGTGCTGGCGTGCAAGTCGAGCTGTGCAATGCCGTTGCGAAAGAGGTGCGGGTTTATGACTGA
- a CDS encoding uncharacterized protein (ID:PFLUO_006479-T1.cds;~source:funannotate), producing MGRLHSKGKGIASSAIPYSRAPPAWLKVTPDQVVDHICKLAKKGATPSQIGVVLRDSHGVAQVKIVTGNKILRILKSSGLAPELPEDLYFLIKKAVAVRKHLERNRKDKDSKFRLILIESRIHRLSRYYKTVGVLPPTWRYESATASTLVA from the exons ATGGGTCGCCTTCAcagcaagggcaagggcatTGCCTCCTCTGCCATCCCCTACTCCCGCGCCCCCCCGGCATGGCTCAAGGTCACCCCCGACCAGGTCGTGGACCACATCTGcaagctggccaagaaggGTGCCACTCCCTCCCAGATCGGTGTTGTCCTCCGTGACAGCCACGGTGTTGCCCAGGTCAAGATTGTCACTG GTAACAAGATCCTCCGTATCTTGAAGTCGAGCG GCCTGGCTCCCGAACTCCCCGAGGACCTTTACTTCCTGATCAAGaag GCCGTCGCCGTCCGCAAGCACCTCGAGCGCAACcgcaaggacaaggacagcaagTTCCGCTTGATTCTGATCGAGTCCCGCATCCACCGTCTGTCGCGCTACTACAAGACCGTCGGTGTCCTGCCCCCCACCTGGCGCTACGAGAGCGCCACCGCCAGCACCCTGGTCGCATAA
- a CDS encoding uncharacterized protein (ID:PFLUO_006480-T1.cds;~source:funannotate) → MVFTEWKRLPISLGELCINTTLRCGQSFRWHHIPESEEWRCVLYGHLLSLKQDSSYLYYRTLQSPPRGTHLPTPPTSQIPSRAESDSDSLAVSHKTQDDDHILHIIKHYFNLSINLSDLYSQWSSQDPNFKKKAAQFTGIRILRQNAWEALVSFICSSNNNIARISQMVAKLCTNYGPYVGTVDEHAYHDFPIPEALAGKEVEGNLRTLGFGYRAKYIWQTASMVSADRPEGWLDGLSNPESPAFGVEPRPADEMKPEGRQGYRDAHEKLLDLQGVGPKVADCVSLMGLGWGESVPVDTHVWQIAQRDYRFGKGSNKSLTKATYDAVGNHFRNLWGKEAGWAHSVLFTADLRSFADRLEATKKVKVVAKDVKNKEEVEIKTEVETAVALKLLKEEADSPVKVEDAEGGTEKNSKKRKKPNAVVHASQTTERRRVSKRLRSG, encoded by the exons ATGGTATTCACTGAGTGGAAACGACTACCCATAAGCTTGGGCGAGCTGTGTATTAACACTACTCTCCGGTGTGGACAGTCATTTAG ATGGCATCACATCCCCGAGAGTGAGGAATGGCGATGCGTTCTCTatggccatcttctctcACTAAAGCAGGACTCGAGCTACCTATACTACCGCACCCTACAGTCACCGCCACGAGGCACCCACCTTCCAACTCCTCCTACATCCCAGATTCCCTCCCGAGCAGAGTCAGACAGTGATAGCCTTGCTGTTTCCCACAAGACTCAGGATGACGACCATATTTTGCACATTATCAAGCATTATTTCAATCTTTCCATCAACCTGAGTGACCTGTACTCCCAATGGTCATCCCAAGACCCCAATTTTAAGAAGAAGGCAGCCCAATTCACTGGCATCCGAATCCTACGCCAAAATGCATGGGAGGCGCTCGTCTCGTTTAtctgcagcagcaacaacaataTCGCGCGCATTTCGCAGATGGTGGCAAAACTGTGCACCAATTATGGCCCATATGTTGGAACAGTCGATGAGCATGCCTATCACGATTTCCCAATCCCAGAAGCATTGGCTGGCAAAGAGGTAGAGGGCAATCTTCGCACACTGGGGTTTGGATATCGGGCAAAATATATCTGGCAGACTGCTTCAATGGTGAGCGCAGACCGGCCCGAGGGTTGGCTAGATGGGTTGAGCAACCCCGAGTCGCCTGCATTTGGCGTGGAACCCAGACCGGCAGATGAAATGAAACCGGAGGGACGCCAGGGATACCGTGATGCCCATGAGAAGCTTCTCGATTTGCAGGGCGTCGGGCCGAAGGTCGCTGACTGTGTGTCTCTGATGGGTCTGGGCTGGGGAGAGTCCGTGCCAGTGGATACGCATG TCTGGCAAATTGCACAAAGAGATTACCGTTTCGGCAAGGGGTCGAACAAATCCTTGACCAAGGCGACCTACGACGCTGTTGGCAACCACTTCCGCAACCTCTGGGGCAAAGAGGCTGGCTGGGCTCATAGCGTGCTCTTCACCGCGGACCTGCGATCCTTTGCGGATCGGCTCGAGGCCAcgaagaaggtcaaggtcGTAGCGAAAGAtgtcaagaacaaggaagAGGTGGAGATCAAGACGGAAGTGGAAACAGCTGTGGCATTGAAATTACTGAAAGAGGAAGCGGATTCCCCGGTGAAAGTCGAGGACGCCGAGGGTGGCAcggagaagaacagcaagaaaCGAAAGAAGCCCAATGCCGTCGTCCATGCCTCTCAGACTAcggagaggaggagagtgTCGAAGCGACTACGCAGTGGCTGA
- a CDS encoding uncharacterized protein (ID:PFLUO_006481-T1.cds;~source:funannotate): MNGDTYSSRGTDPMPVDATGASANSRLDSGRSRDHFRDERRERDRGERRRSRSPHHPRGPRREQEQNSYSSSRDYRAREREDRYSSRRDDREWDRGDRGDRGGDRGDRGGGDRSGGGDRGDRRRRDFDDRPPRRDLFEDRPRRGDRGGDRGGDRFDRGDRGDRDRGGDRRERKRSATPPRKKEPTPDLTDIPSILERKRRLTQWDIKPPGYENVTAEQAKLSGMFPLPGAPRQQPMDPSRLQAFMNQPGGSADNAALRPSNSRQSKRLFVYNIPSSVTGDSLASFFNLQLNGLNVIESVDPCISAQVSEDHSFALLEFKSANDATVALAFDGITMSEHEGGDGKGFEVRRPKDYIVPNGSADQEYQEGTLLNEVPDSPNKICVSNIPAYIPEEPVTMLLKSFGELKSFVLVKDASTEESRGIAFCEYVDPTATSIAVEGLNGMELGDRHLKVVRASIGTTQAAGLDMGVNAMSMFAKTTSQDLESSRVLQLLNMVTAEELMDPEDYDEICDDVREECSKYGSILSLKIPRPSGGSKQSAGVGKIFVKFEAVEGATNALKALAGRKFSDRTVVTTYYGEENFDVDAW, translated from the exons ATGAACGGTGACACCTATTCTTCCAGAGGTACAGACCCCATGCCTGTGGATGCGACTGGAGCTTCTGCTAACTCGAGGCTAGATTCTGGGCGCTCGCGCGATCACTTT CGCGACGAGCGACGGGAGCGCGACAGAGGCGAAAGAAGACGGTCACGGTCTCCTCACCACCCACGGGGGCCGCGTCGGGAGCAGGAACAGAACTCATACTCGTCCAGCCGTGACTACCGTGCCAGAGAACGCGAAGACCGCTACTCCAGCCGCAGGGATGACCGGGAATGGGAtcgaggagaccgaggagATCGTGGTGGTGACCGTGGTGatcgtggcggtggtgatcgtagtggtggtggtgaccgTGGAGACCGCCGACGCCGGGATTTCGATGACAGACCTCCTCGACGGGATTTGTTCGAGGATCGTCCTCGGCGCGGtgaccgcggcggcgaccgTGGCGGCGACCGGTTTGACCGTGGAGACCGCGGCGACCGCGATCGAGGAGGGGACAGGCGGGAGCGCAAGAGAAGCGCCACACCCCCACGGAAGAAGGAACCTACCCCCGATCTGACAGATATTCCTTCAATCCTGGAGCGGAAACGTCGCCTGACGCAGTGGGACATCAAGCCCCCGGGCTACGAAAATGTAACTGCGGAGCAAGCGAAGCTTTCGG GAATGTTCCCTCTCCCTGGTGCACCTCGACAGCAGCCCATGGATCCCAGCCGTCTGCAGGCGTTTATGAACCAGCCCGGTGGCTCGGCGGACAACGCGGCTCTCCGGCCTTCCAACTCGCGCCAATCCAAGCGTCTCTTTGTGTACAACATCCCGTCCAGCGTGACGGGGGACAGTTTGGCATCTTTTTTTAATCTCCAGCTGAACGGCCTCAATGTTATCGAAAGTGTCGACCCCTGTATTTCCGCTCAGGTGTCCGAGGACCACTCCTTTGCGCTCCTGGAGTTCAAGTCGGCCAATGACGCCACAGTTGCACTAGCCTTTGACGGCATCACCATGTCGGAGCATGAGGGCGGCGATGGCAAAGGATTCGAAGTACGACGACCAAAGGACTATATCGTCCCCAATGGAAGTGCCGACCAGGAATACCAGGAGGGCACGCTGCTGAACGAGGTTCCGGACTCGCCGAACAAGATCTGCGTCTCGAACATTCCGGCGTATATCCCAGAGGAGCCCGTCACGATGCTTCTCAAGTCCTTTGGCGAGCTGAAATCTTTCGTCTTGGTGAAGGATGCTTCCACGGAAGAATCGAGAGGAATTGCTTTTTGCGAGTATGTCGATCCGACTGCCACTTCTATCGCCGTGGAGGGATTGAATGGCATGGAATTGGGTGACCGTCACCTCAAGGTCGTGCGCGCCAGTATTGGAACCACCCAGGCCGCCGGGCTGGACATGGGTGTCAATGCCATGTCCATGTTTGCCAAGACCACATCCCAGGACCTCGAGAGCAGCCGAGTGCTGCAGCTTTTGAACATGGTCACTGCTGAAGAACTGATGGATCCCGAGGACTACGACGAAATCTGTGATGATGTCCGTGAGGAGTGCTCCAAGTATGGCAGCATCTTGAGCCTGAAGATCCCCCGTCCGTCAGGCGGCAGCAAGCAGTCGGCTGGTGTGGGCAAGATCTTCGTTAAGTtcgaggccgtcgagggAGCCACCAATGCTTTGAAGGCGCTGGCGGGACGTAAATTCTCTGACCGCACGGTGGTGACCACCTACTATGGGGAG GAAAACTTTGACGTGGACGCTTggtaa